From a region of the Coprococcus comes ATCC 27758 genome:
- the dnaG gene encoding DNA primase, producing the protein MYYSDEIIEEVRSKNDIVDVISGYVKLKKQGSSYFGLCPFHSEKSPSFSVSRDKQMYYCFGCGAGGNVFTFIMEYENYSFVEALKFLAQRAGVELPQEEYSKEAKERADTRSALLEMNKLAAKYYYAQLKTEGGRQAREYLQNRQLSQETITAFGLGYSSKYSDDLFRYLKMKGYSEEMIIKAGLVNVDEKHGVYDKFWNRVMFPIMDVNNRVIGFGGRVMGDGKPKYLNSPETLIFDKSRNLYGLHRARTSRKPYFIVCEGYMDVISLHQAGFTNAVASLGTALTAGHAALIKRYVNEVYLTYDSDEAGTKAALRAAPILREAGVTTRVIRMEPYKDPDEFIKNLGAEAFEERIRKARNSFMFGLEMLEKGYDLNAPEGKTEFLREAARRLARFEEEIERDNYIEAVAKTYHVGYEELKKLVVKVAVQSGMAAPATKPRQTIRQETPKEDGHIRSQKILLTWLIDREELFDQVSRYVTPEDFTVELYRKVAELLYEQHAKGELNPAQIMNYFTEEEEHRAVAALFNTRIKELTTAGEQEKAIKETILRVKEYSIETATRNLDPTDIQGLQRLMNAKKAVQDLHKLHISIN; encoded by the coding sequence ATGTATTATTCAGATGAGATTATAGAAGAAGTAAGATCGAAAAATGATATCGTAGATGTGATTTCCGGATATGTGAAGCTGAAGAAGCAGGGGAGTTCGTATTTCGGACTTTGCCCGTTTCACAGTGAGAAATCTCCTTCTTTTTCTGTGAGCAGGGATAAGCAGATGTATTACTGCTTTGGCTGCGGAGCGGGAGGGAATGTATTTACCTTCATTATGGAGTATGAGAATTATTCTTTTGTAGAAGCACTCAAGTTTCTGGCACAGCGTGCCGGTGTGGAGCTTCCGCAAGAGGAATATTCAAAAGAAGCGAAAGAAAGAGCAGATACGAGAAGTGCGCTGCTTGAGATGAACAAGCTGGCGGCCAAGTATTATTATGCGCAGCTGAAGACGGAGGGCGGAAGGCAGGCAAGAGAATATCTGCAGAACCGTCAGTTGAGCCAGGAGACGATCACCGCATTTGGACTTGGATATTCCAGCAAATACAGTGATGATCTGTTTCGATACCTGAAGATGAAGGGTTATAGTGAAGAGATGATCATCAAAGCCGGTCTGGTAAATGTCGATGAAAAGCACGGAGTTTACGACAAATTCTGGAACCGTGTCATGTTTCCGATTATGGATGTGAATAACCGTGTGATCGGATTCGGCGGGCGTGTGATGGGCGACGGGAAGCCAAAGTACCTGAACTCACCGGAGACTCTGATCTTTGATAAGAGCCGGAATCTGTACGGACTTCACCGGGCGAGAACATCAAGAAAGCCGTATTTTATTGTATGTGAAGGCTATATGGATGTAATTTCGCTCCATCAGGCGGGATTTACCAATGCAGTTGCGTCACTTGGAACTGCACTTACAGCAGGACATGCAGCATTGATCAAACGGTATGTGAATGAAGTCTATCTGACCTATGACAGTGATGAAGCCGGAACTAAAGCGGCACTCCGGGCAGCTCCGATCCTTCGGGAGGCCGGTGTGACGACCCGCGTGATCCGGATGGAACCGTACAAGGATCCGGATGAATTCATCAAGAATCTTGGAGCTGAGGCATTTGAAGAGCGGATCAGGAAAGCAAGGAACAGCTTTATGTTCGGTCTTGAGATGCTGGAAAAAGGTTATGACCTGAATGCACCGGAAGGAAAGACGGAATTCCTCAGAGAGGCGGCGAGAAGGCTGGCACGTTTTGAAGAAGAAATTGAACGTGATAATTACATAGAAGCGGTGGCAAAGACTTATCACGTCGGCTACGAAGAACTTAAGAAGCTGGTTGTCAAGGTAGCAGTCCAGAGCGGAATGGCAGCTCCGGCCACAAAGCCGAGACAGACGATCCGCCAGGAAACGCCAAAAGAGGATGGTCATATCCGGTCACAGAAGATTCTGCTTACCTGGCTGATCGACAGGGAAGAGCTGTTTGATCAGGTAAGCCGTTATGTTACGCCAGAGGATTTTACGGTGGAGCTGTACCGGAAAGTTGCTGAACTTCTGTATGAACAGCATGCAAAAGGAGAACTGAATCCTGCGCAGATCATGAATTATTTTACAGAGGAAGAGGAACACCGCGCGGTGGCAGCACTTTTCAATACGAGAATCAAAGAGCTGACGACTGCGGGAGAGCAGGAAAAAGCGATCAAGGAGACGATTCTCCGGGTAAAGGAGTACAGTATCGAAACCGCAACCCGGAATCTGGATCCGACAGACATTCAGGGGCTGCAAAGGCTTATGAATGCGAAGAAGGCAGTGCAGGACCTTCATAAACTGCATATTTCCATTAATTAG
- a CDS encoding deoxyguanosinetriphosphate triphosphohydrolase, with the protein MTIREQMEEREKEYLSPCATLSMASRGRKRNEPQCDIRPVFQRDRDRILHSKAFRRMKQKTQVFLLPIGDHYRTRLTHTLEVSQNARTIGKALRLNEDLVEAIALGHDLGHTPFGHAGERALNNVCPCGFKHNEQSVRVVEVLEKQGEGLNLTWEVIDGIRNHKSAGMPATLEGQIVRLSDKIAYVNHDIDDAVRAGIMNEEELPKELRKVLGNSKRERLNTLTHDVIVNSMDKPKICMSEEVREALMELRAYMFTHVYENPLAKGEEDKAIRMIEDLYSYYETHMEKMPEQYLKQLQKGEMPEIAVCDYIAGMTDNFAVKKFEEIFIPQSWKF; encoded by the coding sequence ATGACAATCAGGGAACAGATGGAAGAAAGAGAAAAGGAATATCTAAGCCCCTGTGCCACATTAAGCATGGCTTCCCGGGGGAGAAAGAGAAATGAGCCACAGTGTGACATCCGACCGGTTTTTCAGAGGGACAGAGATCGGATCCTGCACAGTAAGGCATTCCGGCGCATGAAGCAGAAGACGCAGGTGTTTCTCCTACCAATCGGAGACCATTACAGGACACGGCTGACGCATACGCTGGAAGTATCGCAAAACGCCCGGACGATCGGAAAGGCGCTCAGGCTGAATGAAGATCTGGTGGAGGCAATTGCACTGGGGCATGATCTTGGGCATACTCCGTTTGGGCATGCAGGAGAGAGAGCTCTGAATAATGTGTGTCCGTGTGGATTTAAACACAATGAACAAAGTGTCCGTGTAGTAGAGGTGTTGGAGAAACAGGGGGAGGGACTGAACCTGACCTGGGAAGTGATCGATGGAATCCGAAACCACAAAAGTGCGGGAATGCCTGCGACACTGGAAGGGCAGATCGTCAGACTGTCTGATAAGATTGCTTATGTGAACCATGATATTGATGACGCAGTAAGGGCGGGGATCATGAATGAAGAGGAACTGCCCAAAGAGCTGCGAAAAGTTCTGGGCAACAGTAAAAGAGAGCGTTTGAACACACTTACCCATGATGTGATCGTAAACAGCATGGACAAACCGAAGATCTGCATGTCAGAGGAAGTCCGTGAAGCATTGATGGAGCTGCGGGCATATATGTTTACCCATGTTTATGAGAATCCACTTGCAAAGGGCGAAGAGGACAAAGCAATCCGAATGATCGAAGATCTGTATTCTTATTATGAAACGCACATGGAAAAGATGCCGGAGCAGTATCTGAAACAGCTGCAGAAGGGGGAAATGCCGGAGATCGCAGTGTGTGATTACATAGCAGGAATGACGGATAATTTTGCCGTGAAAAAGTTTGAAGAAATTTTTATTCCACAATCTTGGAAATTTTAA
- a CDS encoding prolipoprotein diacylglyceryl transferase — translation MKIDLFSIGKFTIHGYGLMIAIGILCCVAMASYRAKKNGLDQEAIVDIGIYGVIGGFLGAKILYVIVEFKTFIKDPKTVLGSEGFVVYGGIIAGFLTAIVYCRIKKLYFLEYFDLAVASISMAQGFGRIGCFLAGCCYGRETTSRFGVVFPEGGLAPAGVKLIPTQLISSAGDFLIMIVLLLYYRKNKKDGTPGNVGFLYMLLYGVGRFLVEFLRNDNRGGAWMFSTSQWISMVIVAGGIVLYLVNKKRHKW, via the coding sequence GTGAAAATTGATCTGTTTTCAATAGGAAAGTTTACGATACATGGATATGGACTGATGATCGCAATCGGTATCCTTTGTTGTGTGGCAATGGCTTCTTATCGGGCAAAAAAGAATGGCCTGGATCAGGAAGCAATTGTGGATATTGGAATTTACGGTGTAATCGGCGGTTTTTTAGGTGCAAAAATTCTATATGTGATCGTGGAGTTTAAGACGTTTATCAAGGATCCGAAGACGGTACTCGGTTCAGAAGGGTTTGTCGTATATGGTGGAATTATTGCCGGTTTTCTGACAGCAATTGTATATTGCAGAATCAAGAAGCTTTATTTTCTGGAATATTTTGATCTCGCTGTGGCAAGTATTTCGATGGCACAGGGATTTGGAAGAATCGGATGTTTTCTTGCAGGATGCTGCTATGGAAGGGAGACAACCTCCAGATTTGGTGTGGTCTTCCCGGAAGGTGGGCTTGCTCCGGCAGGTGTAAAACTGATCCCGACACAGCTTATTTCGTCGGCGGGCGATTTCCTGATCATGATCGTGTTACTTCTATATTATAGAAAGAATAAAAAAGACGGTACACCGGGAAACGTAGGCTTTTTATATATGCTGCTGTATGGTGTGGGAAGATTTCTTGTTGAGTTTTTGAGAAATGATAACAGAGGGGGAGCTTGGATGTTCTCAACCTCTCAGTGGATCTCCATGGTGATCGTAGCAGGTGGAATTGTATTGTATCTTGTAAATAAAAAAAGGCATAAATGGTAA
- the pap gene encoding polyphosphate:AMP phosphotransferase produces the protein MEKNIKMKDIKELGEQLGELQRVCREKKIPVMIAFEGYGAAGKGLQIGNLIQALDPRGFKVYAVKNETEEEWMHPFMWRFWTKIPEKGRIAIFDTSWYRRVMIERFEGKTPEKELEKDFASIRAFEKQLTDDGMVIIKLFLKIDRKEQKKRFEKLLASKDTAWRVSKGDLKRNHDFKEYKAINEEMLRKTDADYAPWTVINAAKKKEAKVAVYQAVIQAMEEAVARKELEEKGSLEKKTEMKRETAESILAETDLSKSMPKEVYEERLKALQKKMEHLHGELYRRRIPVVLGFEGWDAGGKGGAIKRLTSHMDPRGYVVNPTASPSDTEKAHHYLWRFWRAMPKAGHIAIFDRTWYGRVMVERIEGFCTEKEWKRAYGEINAMEQDLVNAGAIVLKFWMQIDKDEQARRFKARQENPKKQWKITDEDWRNREKWDQYEVAVEEMLEKTSMPHAPWIVVEGNDKYYARIKVLECVTEAIEKRLKEERK, from the coding sequence ATGGAGAAAAATATAAAAATGAAGGATATAAAAGAACTGGGAGAGCAGCTTGGAGAACTGCAAAGAGTGTGCAGGGAGAAAAAAATCCCGGTGATGATCGCGTTTGAGGGTTATGGAGCAGCAGGAAAAGGGCTTCAGATTGGTAATCTGATCCAGGCACTCGATCCAAGAGGCTTTAAAGTATATGCGGTAAAAAATGAAACGGAAGAGGAATGGATGCATCCTTTTATGTGGCGTTTCTGGACGAAGATCCCGGAAAAGGGAAGAATTGCGATTTTTGATACCAGCTGGTACCGGAGAGTTATGATTGAACGTTTTGAAGGAAAAACACCGGAAAAAGAGCTGGAAAAGGATTTTGCATCGATCCGTGCGTTTGAAAAACAGCTGACAGATGATGGAATGGTGATCATCAAACTGTTTTTAAAGATTGACCGGAAAGAACAGAAAAAGCGCTTTGAGAAACTGCTTGCTTCCAAGGATACTGCATGGCGGGTAAGCAAAGGCGATCTGAAGCGGAACCATGATTTTAAAGAGTATAAAGCAATCAATGAAGAGATGCTGCGGAAAACGGATGCAGATTACGCACCGTGGACAGTGATCAATGCTGCAAAGAAGAAAGAAGCCAAAGTGGCTGTTTATCAGGCGGTGATCCAGGCAATGGAAGAAGCAGTCGCAAGAAAGGAACTGGAAGAAAAAGGCAGTCTGGAAAAGAAAACGGAAATGAAAAGGGAAACAGCAGAATCCATTCTGGCAGAGACGGATCTTTCCAAATCCATGCCAAAAGAGGTTTATGAGGAACGCTTAAAAGCGCTTCAGAAAAAGATGGAACATCTGCATGGAGAGCTTTATCGCAGGAGAATCCCGGTTGTCCTTGGCTTTGAGGGGTGGGATGCCGGAGGAAAAGGTGGTGCGATCAAACGTCTGACTTCACATATGGATCCGAGGGGATATGTGGTGAATCCGACAGCGTCACCGAGTGATACAGAGAAAGCACATCATTATCTGTGGCGTTTCTGGCGTGCAATGCCGAAAGCCGGTCATATTGCGATATTTGACAGAACCTGGTACGGAAGAGTGATGGTAGAGAGGATTGAAGGATTTTGCACCGAAAAAGAATGGAAGAGAGCTTATGGGGAAATCAATGCCATGGAGCAGGATCTGGTAAATGCAGGAGCAATCGTGCTGAAATTCTGGATGCAGATTGACAAGGATGAGCAGGCGAGAAGGTTTAAAGCCAGACAGGAAAATCCGAAAAAACAGTGGAAGATCACCGATGAAGACTGGAGAAACCGGGAAAAATGGGATCAGTATGAGGTGGCGGTAGAAGAAATGCTGGAAAAGACTTCTATGCCACATGCACCGTGGATCGTAGTGGAAGGAAATGATAAATACTATGCACGTATTAAAGTTCTTGAATGCGTGACAGAAGCAATCGAGAAACGACTGAAAGAAGAGAGAAAATAA